ACTATATTTCTTTCCTGACCGCGGACCATCAATCTCCGTTTGGATCGGCACCGATTGGCCCTTATCTCCACATTTTTTCTTAAGTTTTTTCAATGACTCATCCGCCACTAACTTTCCATAGCCCTGCCATGGTATGGGTAATTCGTAGTTCCAGTATTCAGTCGGTTGCAACGGATAAATAATTGGCCGGTACAAGTTCTCTATTTTCTGGTTCTTTTGGCAATTTTCAATGAAATGATCCCAACTCAATCCATGTCTTATACAACCAGCCATTGCATGAGAGCACATCATATGATGGGTCACCCATTTTCCACACATGCACGTACGGTCATTAAGGTTGATGACCTGGGTCTTACCTCCCTTTACCCTTCCCTTAGCAGTTGTGTACTTATATGTAACTATTATCAAGATCCCACGTGCACGGTGAAAAGTAATAACCATATGTCCTGTTGCCTTTCTTTGAATTTTGGCTAACATGACG
This sequence is a window from Apium graveolens cultivar Ventura chromosome 9, ASM990537v1, whole genome shotgun sequence. Protein-coding genes within it:
- the LOC141685304 gene encoding uncharacterized protein LOC141685304; its protein translation is MLAKIQRKATGHMVITFHRARGILIIVTYKYTTAKGRVKGGKTQVINLNDRTCMCGKWVTHHMMCSHAMAGCIRHGLSWDHFIENCQKNQKIENLYRPIIYPLQPTEYWNYELPIPWQGYGKLVADESLKKLKKKCGDKGQSVPIQTEIDGPRSGKKYSVCNQESHTKDSKKCLGRPHQTT